The genomic window CAGAGCAGATCCAGAGAGCGACATCAGACACACGGAcaacacacaccgacacacccGGCTCCTGGATCATCCACCTGGGGCCGAGACCGAGTAATGTGCAGTCGAGAGCCGGATGAGTCGTCTTGGtctatttttctttaatgtggAAGACGCTTTCTCTCATGCATTCTGAATGATCCCCGCAGCCAGCTCCACGTATTGAGATGATCTATTTCTGTGATGGCGAAGGGTCTGTTTCCACGGGCCTGGGTGAAAAAGTCTTTCTATTTCCAGGTAATACCTCTGCTCTGCAAAGCGGATTACAGATGAACATGTGTATCGATATATTGAGCAGGCTGTGTTGAGCCTGTGTTGAGTCTGCGTGTCGTGATGTCGTCGTGCGGTCAGACTGACAGCTGGCAGTAACACCCAGCGCCTCAGGCTGCTCTGATGGGGATTGTGGGTTTGTTTCAGTAATACCTGAGGAATGCAGCTGCTGATTAAAGACCAGCCTCAGTGCTGATCCAGAATGATTAGTGCAGATCAGAGACTGAATACCACTGACACTGTGTAGAGCCTGTGATGATGAAGCCAGGATTCATAACCCAGGTCAGGGGAggaatcagatttttttggtttttcatcTCACTTCATTTTACCTTGTCTTCTCCTCACACATCTGACTTTGGCTCACAGTTGTGCCAGTAATCCTTTGGGGTGGGCTGATGGTTATACCAGTGGCTGACTGCCAGCAAGTACACTACAGAAAGGAGCTTATGCAAGAGGAGCAGAATACTGGGTTGCATTTGCTCTATGAGGAAGAGTCAACATGTTGGTGCATTACAATATAAACAAAGTCAGGCTATTATGATTGAGCCTGGACAACTGGCTCAAGGACATCGGGCATAAGATTAGTGTTGAAATCCAGCATCTCATCTTGTGCTTGTTAGCATAGTTCTATGGCCAAACATATAACAGATCAAAATGTATATGTCAGTCAATATCATTGATTATCAGCGATTTATGTCACATTACTATGTTTAGCTTCTGAGTGAAGGTTTTAAACTCCTTTATGGAAAAGATTTAACAAATCTGAGGTGGATTAATATGTGTTCTGTGTCCTCACTGTGCACTTTtgttattgatgaaaattatattcagGTAATTATCCatcttgttttattgcccagccctacgTCCTATATCTTTCATTCATACTCAGACATTATGTGCAGAGGTGGTTCTGTACATAGGCAAAGCAAGACCGACATGGTTACATTTTTGGCCATGCTTGTCTGTTGTTTGTATGTCGTGATGTGTCAGTTCGCATGGTTGCTTCTGTATTAAGAATGTGTCTAAGTTGAAAGGTCGCTTTCTACGTGATGCAAATTCTGGCCTGTACCAAATCTTGTAAAGGGGTCTGCTGGTTTATGGCAGTGGTGGGGGTATCCAGATCTGTTGCAGAACACAGTGTCTGGTTTGTGCTAAGGTCCACAGCCCTGTTCCTCATGGCAACATGACAGACCTTTAATGGATAACTTGGCAGAGAAATACCAGAGGCTTATTTTTAAGGTTTTAGTTTGACCAAAGTTATGCAGTTAACTTCTTTTGGACCAAACCTGCCATCCACACATGTATGAAACAGCTATTGTACTGGACTGAACCTGAATATCCTCCTGACTCAAGTAGGACAAACCGCTTTGGAATTTCAAAGCATTTTTGTGAAGTGGCAGAGTTTAAAAAGCCACATGAAAGCTCAGTTTTGCATTTTGTGAATATCCCTCATTCTTTTAGAAGTCAGTTTGATCTTTAGTACATGCATCTTATGTGCTGCAACAGTTGCCCTGTCATGAGGGCTTAACGACCTTTTCTTTTAAGTGTGTGTTGGGTTGTTGATGTCTCAGCTGCAGACAAGGAGACGCAATCTGATGAGGACAGTCAGCTTTGTCCTGAGGAGCTCTGTGGActccatggaggaggtggatgagAACAAACTACTGACACCCTCCATCCCTATACTTGAAACTCTGAGAGCAGCTCATTTAGCCGCAGGCTCTTCCACCAGCAGAGTGTGAAGATGTGATACTGCCGGTCTTTTGTGTGCGCTGGAGTGACTGGTCTTCAGGACAGTCGATATGCAGGTTAATGCAGGGTAACTGAATCTAACTGTTGACAGCTGGTAACTCTACAGTTTGCATGATGGGTCTGGGACTATGTGACTTTGCATATTTTATTAAACTGAGAACGTTTTATTTCCTGCACTGCTCATCCTCATTTCCTGTTAGCATCAGTGATAATAAGTAATCTTCCGTCTCTGCCACTGTGCACAGTATAGTGTGTGCCTATCTAATTTAGGTGCAATATTTTTCCATtctactcttttttttaaaatatatttacccCCGCCaaggtggttatgttttcatcagcccATGTTGGTTAGTTAGcagggttacacaaaaactactggactgattaccacaaaacttgttgGAGGGATGTGGTACGGTCTAGGGTAGGGTCTTGGTGCAGACTAGAGGGAGGATCCAGTGATTTTCATAGATATGtcagagaatgattcatggatgtATTCATGTATAGACGACTGACATTTATGAGAAGTTTGGTGCAAATCCTAATAAAAATGaggatctagtgaattcaaatgtttgtttcattaGGGAAGCGTTTCAGGCCTTGATATCTATTTATATCAcaataaagattaaaaacagcTTGAATTAGACATACAAACTAGTACATCTTTTTAAGGGTTTATATGAGGGCGTAGCTTCTTTGCTGctcgtttctttttttaatctcggTCATGTGTTTGCAGAGACGCACcatcaaacatgcacacatgactCAATGTCACTTTCCTTTTCCAAACTGCCTTGTGTCTTACCATATTGTCTGTCTGATGCACAGGCAGTTTCTACGCACCTTCATGTATCCCAGAGGATCTGTAGTGTGTAGTTGCTCTGTACTCCCCTGATGGTGCCTCTTCCCTCCCCGGAGGCCCCACTATCTTTTTGTTCATCTCCTCAGGACACAGAGCATTTGAAAACAAGGCTCTGAAGAGGAGACATCTCTCCAGCTCTTGATGCCACTGTCAAAACtctcagagaaatcaaggaaagGCAGGCAAAGTCTGGTTTTCCTCtatgttctcttgttttttttgtcattcacAGTGGGgatgtttttatatcttttatgTGAACAAACTCAATGAGGAAGCCCTGGACCTCATCAGAGGTATTTATCATTTTCAGAGCCCAAAATCCAAATCGAAACAATTACGCCAAAAATGATTAAAGAATCTGAAACGATGACTGTAAATcaaccatctgtgtgtgtcctgctgtaaCTGGCATGGACCTAAAACAGAAAAATCTCCAGTTCTGTCAATGAAGATCACAGAGCATCAAACAGAGAAATGCTTTTGACTTGATGCCTGCCTCATTGGGTCCATTATGTTTTTGGGGGGGATTTGGCAATCCTGCTGAAGCCGAATGGAGAAACGCCATAACATAACACACACGACATAAGATATATCTgccatgtgagagagagaatcactcgatcctctgtggtgcagtcACACACTGTGGCTGAAACAACAGCTTTGACCTAAATTCTTTTTCACTGCTCTGTTACACCTTCCAGATTTATGCTTCACACTACAGTATAGTCACATAATGAATATACTGAAAATGACCATTTTACCAGCTAATTATCAACTGACAGAATATTAGCTCCAATAGTAATGGACACactttttgtactttttaacttaaatggaaaaaacttaaacacaaacattacattCTTCACAGCTATTCATGATCCCCAGAAGATGAATCCTAAAGACTTTTAGTAAACCTCTGACATTTGTGTACTGTCACCACCAGGTCAAATCTGCTATTGAGCATTTAACTTTTCTTAACGTGTGCAGCCACGCAGCTAGCATGGTTACTGacatttgatttctttaaattaaaataaattaaattccaGTTGTGAGAGcaggaaacattttctctctgcagcgcTCACTTTTTGTGTCATATCACAAATGGAGCAATTTTATATTAGGGCTCCGGTGAAGTTTAAATTAGGTTTATTTCTTGGCACTGTAGAGTGAACAAATAAgtaaaagctaaataaaaactaGTTAACAGACAGAGATAAGTCATAATCTTTCAGTTCTACATGTACTGTATCTTGCTCTGTTCttttcaacagtgtttttttgtctttagattgtgtcttttttttatgaGTTCACATTTCTGTAAACCCAAGGATTTGTAATTTTACCCTTACAAGGGAGCTTTTTCTGTAGGAGTGAATGTTTCTGTATTATATGATCACATTTCTATGCTTTATCCTTTGTGAAAAGTAGGTACACATAAGTCCATTATCTTGCATAATGTCTCAAAAACAACAGGACTTCTTTGTGAGACATGTGATGTGTGCATCCCATGACACAAGaactcattcttttttttttcttcagccaTAACAGGAAAGGCATGACATGTCGGAACTGCAGGATCTGCACCTCTAAGACCATTTTCCAGCTTAATGGGTGATTGTGGCACATAGCGATGCCAGTACCTTGTTATGGGACACCCTGTAACATAAtatgtcaccatggcaacccaTTATGTAATCAGGGTTGGTTAAGAATGGCAAAATTCTTGCATGGACCAAGAGTCTTTCGGTGCACTCTCTGTCTACGTGATATTCCAGGCAGTTTATGTGATTTAGACGAACATTTAGGAATGACATTAGTGTTACCAGGATTACACAGCAGCACTTCCCTTTTGGATCcatctttgtgtttctgctcatcATTCATAGGCTCGAATCTCCTTTGTTCGAGTGAAGTACCTGTTCCTTACATGGCTGACCGTGCTGGTGGGGAGCTGGGTGCTGTATGTGCAATACTCCGCTTACACAGAGGTGTGCAGAGGACACGAGTGCAAGAACGCCATTGTGAGTATTGCCTTCATTCGATCATCTTATCTATGTATTTCAGACTATGACACATCGAATACAAAAATGCAATAATCATTCAAATAGTGAAATGAGTAAGACGTGGACTACAGGCTTTTACACAATCAAGTCAACTTTAGAACTGTTTGTGGTTTGAAAAAGACACAATTCATTTTCAGGGCATGATTTGAGTTCTGTGTGGCAACtacaatgtgttttctgtgtagaACCCTGGAAATGTAATATTCCTGCTTTATTCAAAATTTTCAACACTCTTACTCAAATAATAAACAGGATAATAGAGTTACAAGGAGGCACCctgcattttctctctctctcctagtGTGATAAATACAGGAAGGGCATCATCGATGGCTCTGCCTGCAGCAGTCTGTGTGACAAAGAAACCCTCTATTTGAGCAGGTGTCAGTCAATACTGTCAAACAACCAGGtaggaaaaaaaatgtacttTCTGCTAaactttcaatttttttaaGTTGTTCCATGTATGACAATGACTCTAACCAATGATCAAAGCATCACTGAGTGGTTCTAACTCCTCACTGTTGACCAGGTATACACAGGAAGCTGGGGAGACCATGATGGAATCATCCGCTGTAAACTGGGGGAGGTTTTGCACTACGAGTTGGGTGAGGAGCCGGAGCCTCGGAAGGAGACCCCTGTGTTCGACAAGCCCACTAAAGGCACATCAGTGGAGAAGTTCAGAGAAATGGTCTTTAATCACCTCAAGGTAAACATTGACGTGGGTTAGAAAGTTTTGGACAGAACCAGGTTTGTGTCGCAACAGACTAAAGCCTGAATCAACAAATCTCTCTGTCTTGTCATTCTCCATCTCTTAGTCTAAGCTTGGAGAGCAGGCCAACCTCGCCAGCCTCGTCAGTCAGATCCTGTCTGTCGCCGATGGCAACAGAGATGGGCGGGTGTCACTGCCAGAGGCTCGCTCTACATGGGCCCTCCTGCAGATGGACGAGgtactgtatataaacaggGCATGTGATGTCATTGTGGCAACACTATGACACATGACAGACAGATCTAACAGAGTTCTGCTTTGTTCTTTGAGGTTCTGCTGGGCCTGCTGCTCCAAGACCGTGGACACACTCCTCGCCTCCTGGGCTACTGCGGGGACCTGTACATGACAGAGCGAGTCCCCTACGGGCCCCTGTACGGTTTGTCTCTACCATGGCCGCTGGTGTCCTGGGTGCCGAGCAGTTTGCAGCGCACTATGGACCAGTGGTTCACGCCTTCTTGGCCTCGCAAAGCCAAGATCTCCATGGGTCTGCTGGAGCTGGTAGAGGATATCTTCCATGGCACTTACGGCAGCTTCCTCATCTGTGACCTAACCGCTGCACACTTCGGTTACACTGACCGCCACGAGCTCCGTCTCACCAACACCCGAGCCGTTGTTCCCGAAGACGAGTTCAAGCGCACAATGCGTGTGCTGAAGTGCGAGACAGATGCTGACTGCGTGTACGGGGTGGACTGCTGGACATCATGTGACACGTCGGAGAAAAGGTGCAGGGAGGAGCCCATCCAGCCAAACTTGGCGAAAGCATGCGGTGCACTGAAGGACTACCTCCTGCGTGGGGCGCCGTCAGCAATGAGGGAGGAACTGGAGAGGCAGTTGTACGCCTGTATGGCTCTGAAGGGTAACGCTGGACAGATGAACATGGAGCACTCGCTTATCCTCAACAACCTGAAAGCTCTGCTGTGGAGACAGATCTCACACACCAAGGACTCGTGACGAGGAGAAGAAATCTTTCAAAAATCAGTTTCTTACGTAGAGCTGTGCATTGAAGATGCTGTGATATAGAAGGTGCAAATTTAATGAAGTCATTTTTATCAACTCTTAACACTTGTGAATAAATTGATGGACTGATGGAGACTCTACCTCCTCTGACCTGCTCACAGAAGTTCAGGGCCTGGATTTACGTACATTTATGTTGACATAAATTGAACTGAATGATAGCATGTTGccatcactcacacagacacattttattgtattgttcACCACTGTGGAATGTTTCAGAGGCACTGCTggacaaacaaaatgaatttaCGCGTGTTTGTCAAGAGCTGAGAGATTAAATTGCTGTTTTTATCACAGATGTGTGGGTTAACATTGAAGAGTTTATCATTGTGGAGTTTATTCCATTTGGGAAAACAAGGATTAAGTCAGTGATTGTTGTGCAAAAGCTCCAATTTGAAGTGTAttgaaataacaataattattttcGCCCCTTAATTCTTTTCAACAaaagagatttttatttggatctgcacctaattgcataaatatcagtccctgaaatatgcctgattttaatccatgaattattctccgAGAAGTCAACAAAATTCTCACAATGTTCaagaatgtgaaaaatatatttctggATCCACTCTCTTAttctgatctgcaccaaaatgtaaggGGTTCTATTTTGGGTCTTGCTACACCCGttcacaaaatttcatggaaatcggtttAGTactttttgcacaatcctgctatgtgacaaacaaatgcacataagcaaaaaaattaattaaaaattaaataaattagcGAAGcaacaaattatttaaaaaatgtatccaGTGACATAAATCACTGAAGCTGTTCATGGTGGCTCTTCTTTAAGTGGTCACATATCTGTATGATGAAGTGGTGGCAGCTCATTAGCT from Paralichthys olivaceus isolate ysfri-2021 chromosome 16, ASM2471397v2, whole genome shotgun sequence includes these protein-coding regions:
- the dipk1aa gene encoding divergent protein kinase domain 1A, with the translated sequence MAKGLFPRAWVKKSFYFQARISFVRVKYLFLTWLTVLVGSWVLYVQYSAYTEVCRGHECKNAICDKYRKGIIDGSACSSLCDKETLYLSRCQSILSNNQVYTGSWGDHDGIIRCKLGEVLHYELGEEPEPRKETPVFDKPTKGTSVEKFREMVFNHLKSKLGEQANLASLVSQILSVADGNRDGRVSLPEARSTWALLQMDEVLLGLLLQDRGHTPRLLGYCGDLYMTERVPYGPLYGLSLPWPLVSWVPSSLQRTMDQWFTPSWPRKAKISMGLLELVEDIFHGTYGSFLICDLTAAHFGYTDRHELRLTNTRAVVPEDEFKRTMRVLKCETDADCVYGVDCWTSCDTSEKRCREEPIQPNLAKACGALKDYLLRGAPSAMREELERQLYACMALKGNAGQMNMEHSLILNNLKALLWRQISHTKDS